One window of Papaver somniferum cultivar HN1 chromosome 9, ASM357369v1, whole genome shotgun sequence genomic DNA carries:
- the LOC113313701 gene encoding uncharacterized protein LOC113313701 has product MSRISLSFVGILFLSCCVSMAIAEEQYVKYKDPTQPIGARIKNLMSQMTLAEKIGQMIQIDRINVTADTMKNNFIGSLLSAGGSVPEINASAEAWVNMINEFQRGALSSRLGIPMIYGIDAVHGHNNVYKATIFPHNVGLGVTRDPDLVKRIGAATALEVRATGVRYAFAPCIAVCRDPRWGRCYESYSEDYKIVRSMTELVSGLQGEIPADARKAVPYLGGKTKVAACAKHFVGDGGTINGINENNTIVSWHELLEIHMPAYVDAIRKGVSTVMVSYSSINGEMMHANRGLVTDFLKGTLRFRGFVISDWQGIDRLTYPRHINYTYSVEVGINAGIDMVMVPYDHNEFSTILTNLVNKNVVPMSRIDDAVKRILRVKFTMGLFENPYADLSLADKIGCKEHRELAREAVRKSLVLLKNGNSSDNAILPLPKKVPKILVAGTHANNLGYQCGGWTLTWQGVSGNNYTEGTTILNAIKATVDPSTEVTYNENPNADFLKSNDFSYAIVVVGEYPYVETFGDSQNLTIPEPGPSTITNVCGAVKCVVVVISGRPVVIEPYVSSINALVAAWLPGSEGQGVADVLFGDYGFTGKLARTWFKTVDQLPMNVGDSHYDPLFPFGFGLETKPVSTN; this is encoded by the exons ATGTCGAGAATTTCCCTCAGTTTTGTGGGGATCTTGTTCCTATCATGCTGTGTAAGCATGGCTATAGCTGAAGAACAATATGTGAAATATAAAGATCCTACGCAACCAATAGGTGCTCGGATTAAGAACCTAATGAGTCAGATGACTCTTGCAGAGAAGATTGGGCAGATGATACAGATTGATCGGATAAACGTGACAGCTGATACTATGAAGAATAATTTTATCG GGAGTTTACTGAGTGCTGGTGGTAGTGTTCCTGAGATAAACGCTTCGGCTGAGGCATGGGTCAATATGATAAATGAGTTCCAGAGAGGAGCTCTTTCTTCGCGTCTCGGGATACCTATGATCTATGGAATTGATGCTGTTCATGGGCATAACAATGTCTACAAAGCCACAATATTCCCTCACAATGTCGGGCTTGGAGTCACCAG GGATCCTGATCTAGTGAAGAGAATCGGAGCTGCTACTGCTCTAGAAGTTCGAGCTACTGGCGTTCGGTATGCTTTTGCTCCATGTATAGCG GTTTGCAGAGATCCAAGATGGGGCCGGTGTTATGAGAGCTATAGCGAAGACTACAAAATTGTACGAAGCATGACGGAGCTCGTTTCAGGACTACAGGGTGAAATTCCAGCTGATGCTAGGAAAGCTGTTCCTTATCTCGGTGGAAA GACTAAGGTTGCTGCATGTGCAAAACACTTTGTGGGTGATGGTGGAACTATCAATGGGATCAACGAGAACAACACAATTGTTAGCTGGCATGAATTACTCGAAATTCACATGCCTGCTTATGTTGACGCCATTAGGAAAGGCGTTTCAACCGTGATGGTTTCTTATTCGAGCATCAATGGAGAGATGATGCACGCAAACCGTGGTTTGGTCACTGACTTCCTCAAGGGAACCCTGCGTTTTCGG GGTTTTGTCATCTCAGATTGGCAGGGAATTGACCGCCTTACATATCCACGCCATATAAATTACACTTATTCAGTTGAAGTCGGAATTAATGCTGGCATTGATATG GTCATGGTTCCCTATGACCACAATGAGTTTAGCACTATACTAACCAACCTGGTCAATAAGAATGTCGTTCCAATGAGCCGTATCGACGATGCAGTGAAGAGGATCTTGCGTGTCAAGTTCACTATGGGTCTTTTTGAAAACCCATATGCTGATCTCAGCCTAGCTGACAAGATTGGGTGCAAG GAGCACAGGGAGTTGGCTAGGGAAGCTGTTAGGAAATCACTTGTACTATTGAAGAATGGAAATTCCTCAGATAACGCAATCCTGCCTCTACCGAAAAAGGTGCCTAAGATACTTGTTGCAGGAACCCATGCCAATAACTTGGGATATCAATGTGGTGGGTGGACACTTACATGGCAAGGAGTTTCCGGCAATAACTATACTGAGG GAACTACAATCCTCAATGCCATCAAAGCCACTGTAGACCCAAGCACAGAAGTTACCTACAATGAGAATCCTAATGCTGATTTCCTCAAGTCCAACGACTTCTCCTACGCCATTGTTGTAGTTGGTGAATACCCTTATGTGGAAACTTTCGGTGACAGTCAAAACCTCACCATTCCTGAACCAGGACCCAGCACAATCACTAACGTATGCGGCGCTGTTAAATGTGTCGTTGTCGTCATATCCGGACGTCCTGTTGTCATCGAACCATATGTATCATCGATAAATGCACTAGTGGCTGCTTGGCTCCCTGGAAGTGAAGGACAAGGTGTAGCTGATGTTCTTTTTGGTGATTATGGGTTCACTGGCAAGCTAGCAAGAACCTGGTTCAAGACTGTTGATCAACTTCCAATGAATGTAGGGGACTCCCATTATGACCCGCTTTTCCCATTCGGGTTTGGGCTGGAGACCAAACCTGTATCTACAAATTAG